A window of Brachybacterium fresconis contains these coding sequences:
- a CDS encoding PHP domain-containing protein, with protein sequence MRLPADSHVHSEFSWDTGGPDSAARGTMEASCHRAARIGLPGLFFTEHLDLEDAWFSDPEDFDEHEAHLLGEDGIVTVPRFEADGYLASIQRCRAAVPALWIGTGLEVGQPHLRLEAAGRQLDLDHFDRILGSLHTLEFEGRRAEPNTLFRRLPADEVVRRYLAEIPALVAGDEPFSVVTHLDYAVRYWPEDEIGPFDPRAFEREFRAAMEAIAESGRALEMNTRRLWSWMPQWWAESGGRRVSLGSDSHSPAALAHGFPEAVAMIEAYGFRPGRHPEDLWTR encoded by the coding sequence ATGCGCCTTCCCGCCGACAGCCACGTCCACAGCGAGTTCTCCTGGGACACCGGCGGCCCCGACTCCGCCGCGCGCGGCACGATGGAGGCGAGCTGCCATCGCGCCGCCCGTATCGGACTGCCGGGGCTGTTCTTCACCGAGCACCTCGACCTCGAGGATGCCTGGTTCAGCGACCCCGAGGACTTCGACGAGCACGAGGCGCATCTGCTGGGTGAGGACGGGATCGTCACCGTGCCCCGCTTCGAAGCGGACGGGTACCTGGCGAGCATCCAGCGCTGCCGGGCCGCCGTCCCCGCGCTGTGGATCGGCACCGGTCTCGAGGTCGGCCAGCCCCACCTGCGCCTCGAGGCCGCCGGGAGGCAGCTCGACCTGGACCACTTCGACCGCATCCTCGGCTCGCTGCATACCCTGGAATTCGAGGGGCGGCGGGCCGAGCCGAACACGCTGTTCAGGCGGCTGCCGGCCGACGAGGTGGTCCGCCGCTACCTCGCCGAGATCCCCGCCCTGGTCGCCGGGGACGAACCGTTCTCGGTCGTCACCCACCTCGACTACGCGGTGCGGTACTGGCCGGAGGACGAGATCGGCCCCTTCGATCCTCGCGCGTTCGAGCGCGAGTTCCGCGCAGCGATGGAGGCGATCGCAGAGAGCGGGCGCGCGTTGGAGATGAACACCCGACGCCTGTGGTCCTGGATGCCGCAGTGGTGGGCAGAGTCCGGGGGCCGCAGGGTCAGCCTCGGCAGCGATTCGCACAGCCCGGCCGCACTCGCCCATGGCTTCCCCGAGGCGGTCGCGATGATCGAGGCCTACGGCTTCCGGCCGGGCCGGCACCCCGAGGACCTCTGGACCCGCTGA
- a CDS encoding MATE family efflux transporter: MPDPSIPTSPDTATPGSARRARRTVDRDILRLAVPSLGALIAEPLFLMADSAFIARVGTVSLAGLGLASAVLTTVIGLSVFLAYSTTASVARAFGAGRRREAISRGVDACWLALMIGAAAVVVLLVGGAGILSLFGPSPAVLTEAVTYLHLSALGVPAMLTVQAATGLIRGLQDARLPLIVAVSGAVVNIPLNAVLIFGAGLGIAGSAIGTVIAQWGMALVLLAIVVRAARREQVALRPHLGQVASAGRESLPMFVRTVSLRVVLLAGTLVATQLGAVQLAAHQIALTVFTLLSLALDALAIAGQALTGRFLGAADAASVRAVTRRLMVWGVGGGVVTGVLLLAASYVIPGLFTPDVAVQENLRAALWVLMIAQPVAGYVFVLDGVLMGAGDAPYLAKVGVINALVTLPFTVLVYYSGWAGPWALAALWVACTLIFLIARAVSLGVRVRGDRWMRLGE; the protein is encoded by the coding sequence GTGCCCGATCCCTCCATCCCCACCTCCCCCGATACCGCGACCCCCGGGTCCGCCCGTCGCGCCCGGCGCACCGTCGACCGGGACATCCTGCGCCTGGCGGTCCCCAGCCTCGGCGCCCTGATCGCCGAACCGCTGTTCCTGATGGCCGACTCAGCGTTCATCGCCCGGGTCGGCACCGTCTCCCTCGCCGGCCTGGGCCTGGCGTCCGCGGTCCTGACCACCGTGATCGGGCTGTCGGTGTTCCTCGCCTACTCGACCACCGCCTCCGTCGCCCGTGCCTTCGGGGCCGGTCGCCGCCGCGAGGCGATCTCGCGCGGGGTGGACGCCTGCTGGCTCGCGCTGATGATCGGTGCCGCAGCGGTGGTGGTCCTCCTGGTCGGTGGCGCCGGGATCCTGTCGCTGTTCGGCCCCTCCCCCGCAGTGCTCACGGAAGCCGTCACCTATCTGCACCTCAGCGCCCTCGGGGTGCCCGCGATGCTCACCGTGCAGGCCGCGACCGGGCTGATCCGAGGCCTGCAGGATGCGCGGCTGCCGCTGATCGTGGCCGTCTCCGGGGCGGTGGTGAACATCCCGCTGAACGCGGTGCTGATCTTCGGGGCGGGGCTGGGCATCGCCGGCAGCGCGATCGGCACGGTGATCGCCCAGTGGGGCATGGCGCTGGTGCTGCTGGCGATCGTGGTGCGCGCCGCCCGCCGCGAGCAGGTGGCGCTGCGGCCGCACCTGGGCCAGGTGGCCTCGGCGGGCCGTGAATCGCTGCCGATGTTCGTGCGCACCGTGTCCCTGCGCGTGGTGCTGCTGGCCGGGACGCTGGTGGCCACCCAGCTCGGCGCCGTGCAGCTCGCCGCCCATCAGATCGCCCTGACCGTGTTCACGCTGCTCTCCCTCGCCCTCGATGCACTGGCGATCGCCGGCCAGGCGCTGACGGGTCGGTTCCTCGGAGCGGCCGATGCCGCTTCCGTGCGCGCCGTGACCCGTCGGCTGATGGTGTGGGGCGTCGGCGGCGGCGTGGTCACCGGGGTGCTGCTGCTGGCGGCCAGCTACGTGATCCCGGGCCTGTTCACCCCGGACGTCGCCGTGCAGGAGAACCTGCGCGCGGCCCTGTGGGTGCTGATGATCGCCCAGCCCGTGGCCGGGTACGTGTTCGTGCTCGACGGAGTGCTGATGGGTGCCGGCGATGCCCCCTACCTGGCGAAGGTCGGCGTGATCAACGCGCTGGTCACCCTCCCGTTCACGGTGCTGGTGTACTACTCCGGCTGGGCAGGGCCGTGGGCGCTGGCGGCCCTGTGGGTCGCGTGCACGCTGATCTTCCTCATCGCCCGCGCGGTCTCGCTGGGGGTGCGGGTGCGCGGGGACAGGTGGATGCGGCTGGGTGAGTGA
- a CDS encoding efflux RND transporter permease subunit, with protein sequence MNRLARLSLNNRSFIALVCIAVSIIGAFAMTTMRQELIPSVSLPQIQVMTSAPGSSSEQVQDRLTRPIEQSLSGLENVEGTSSSSQAGVSMVTIELEYGTDTARSANQVDAALTRIEDQLPENADPQVIAGGTSDLPAVVLSVSSDLDPSELGSRLDEAVTPELERVEGVSSVAVIGAPEEIIQITPDEQKLAENGLTENDISTALDANGLSLPGGSVTDGDRTLDVVLGEKIDSIESLKGIMLMPEGGSEEGQQGQQGQQAPQPVALSEVATVERTTQDPTSISRTDGRDSLVVMVTATADGNVVDISEGVEDVLADSLPGVGGNAESAVVFDQAPFIQESIVALAEEGLLGLLFAVGVILLFLRRVRPTVVTAISIPTSLLIAFIGMLVTGYTLNMLTLAALTISIGRVVDDSIVVIENIVRHLAYGKARMRAILDAVGEVAGAITASTLATVVVFLPIAIVSGMAGELFRPFALTVGIAMLSSLLVALTIVPVLAYWFLRPPKGQGDVDPDDAAQVAQIRERSEAKEERTWLHLIYAPLLRLVTDSRPRRLITVAVSFLILVGTAFLYPLVNVNFLGDTGQNIASLTQSLPAGTSLEQSEDKAEESEQALMDLDGVETVQTTIGGGQFGMGGGGENEVSYSITTDPDADQEALSDEMVSTLEELPESGTIEAAAVASPTGSSSVDILVTGPTADARQQANDAILAELDPLPDGAAEVTSDLQAEEPTAVVTVDREAAAQLGLTEEAVIGMVAGQMYPGAIGSVTLEDTELDIYVEQGESIETFDQLQDIQLAGGIALTDVASIEEEASRPSISTQDGLETVTVSITPEGDDVGPATDAANAAIEDADLPEGVEATVGGTAADIDETFGQLGIAMLAAILLVYVLLVWIFKSLIQPLILLVSIPFAATGALGLLIVTGVPLGLPSMIGLLMLVGIVVTNAIVLIDLVNQYRRRGMGLDEAIHAGAAKRLRPILMTAAATIFALVPMALGLTGSGGFIAQPLAVVVIGGLVSSTLLTLLIVPVLYRIAEGPGERRRLKTEAREAERRDAREKALAQQRAAHRAEQEREQPAAPSEPVPGDGAATSGGRRGSRQSLKERGGLLRILRERRRR encoded by the coding sequence ATGAACCGCCTCGCCCGCCTGAGCCTGAACAACAGGTCCTTCATCGCACTGGTCTGCATCGCGGTGTCGATCATCGGCGCCTTCGCGATGACCACGATGCGCCAGGAGCTCATCCCCTCGGTCTCGCTGCCGCAGATCCAGGTGATGACCTCCGCGCCGGGCTCCTCCTCCGAACAGGTCCAGGACCGGCTGACCCGACCGATCGAGCAGTCCCTCAGCGGTCTGGAGAACGTCGAGGGCACCTCCTCGAGCTCGCAGGCCGGGGTCTCGATGGTCACGATCGAGCTGGAGTACGGCACCGACACCGCCCGCTCGGCCAACCAGGTCGACGCGGCGCTGACCCGCATCGAGGACCAGCTGCCCGAGAACGCGGACCCGCAGGTCATCGCCGGCGGCACCAGCGACCTGCCGGCCGTGGTGCTGTCCGTCTCCTCCGACTTGGATCCCTCCGAGCTCGGCTCCCGCCTGGACGAGGCCGTCACGCCCGAGCTCGAGCGCGTCGAGGGCGTCTCCTCCGTCGCCGTGATCGGCGCCCCCGAGGAAATCATCCAGATCACTCCCGATGAGCAGAAGCTCGCCGAGAACGGCCTCACCGAGAACGACATCTCCACCGCCCTGGACGCCAACGGGCTGTCCCTGCCCGGCGGTTCCGTCACCGACGGCGACCGCACGCTCGACGTGGTCCTCGGCGAGAAGATCGACAGCATCGAGTCCCTGAAGGGCATCATGCTGATGCCCGAGGGCGGCTCCGAGGAAGGCCAGCAGGGTCAACAGGGTCAGCAGGCACCGCAGCCGGTCGCCCTCTCCGAGGTCGCCACCGTCGAGCGCACCACCCAGGACCCCACCTCCATCTCCCGCACCGACGGCCGCGACTCGCTGGTCGTGATGGTCACCGCCACCGCCGACGGCAACGTCGTGGACATCTCCGAGGGCGTCGAGGACGTCCTGGCCGACTCCCTGCCGGGCGTGGGCGGGAACGCCGAGAGCGCCGTCGTCTTCGACCAGGCGCCGTTCATCCAGGAGTCGATCGTCGCGCTCGCCGAGGAGGGCCTGCTGGGCCTGCTCTTCGCGGTCGGCGTGATCCTGCTGTTCCTGCGCCGCGTGCGGCCGACGGTCGTCACCGCGATCTCGATCCCCACCTCGCTGCTGATCGCCTTCATCGGCATGCTGGTCACCGGGTACACGCTGAACATGCTGACCCTGGCGGCGCTGACGATCTCCATCGGCCGCGTGGTCGACGACTCGATCGTGGTGATCGAGAACATCGTGCGGCACCTCGCGTACGGCAAGGCGAGGATGCGCGCCATCCTCGACGCCGTCGGCGAGGTCGCCGGCGCGATCACCGCCTCGACGCTCGCCACCGTGGTGGTGTTCCTGCCGATCGCGATCGTCTCCGGCATGGCCGGGGAGCTGTTCCGGCCCTTCGCCCTGACCGTCGGCATCGCGATGCTCAGCTCCCTGCTGGTGGCGCTGACCATCGTCCCGGTGCTCGCGTACTGGTTCCTGCGCCCCCCGAAGGGGCAGGGGGACGTGGACCCCGACGATGCCGCGCAGGTCGCGCAGATCCGCGAGCGCTCCGAGGCGAAGGAGGAGCGCACCTGGCTCCACCTCATCTACGCCCCGCTGCTGCGCCTGGTCACCGACTCCCGGCCGCGGCGCCTGATCACGGTGGCCGTCTCGTTCCTCATCCTGGTCGGCACCGCCTTCCTGTACCCGCTGGTGAACGTCAACTTCCTCGGTGATACCGGCCAGAACATCGCCTCGCTCACGCAGTCACTGCCGGCCGGCACCAGCCTGGAGCAGTCCGAGGACAAGGCCGAGGAGTCCGAGCAGGCGCTGATGGACCTCGACGGCGTCGAGACCGTGCAGACCACCATCGGCGGCGGCCAGTTCGGCATGGGCGGCGGCGGTGAGAACGAGGTCAGCTACTCGATCACCACCGACCCCGACGCGGACCAGGAGGCCCTGTCCGACGAGATGGTCTCCACCCTGGAGGAGCTGCCGGAATCCGGGACGATCGAGGCGGCCGCCGTCGCCTCGCCCACCGGATCCAGCTCCGTGGACATCCTGGTCACCGGCCCCACCGCCGACGCCCGCCAGCAGGCGAACGACGCGATCCTCGCCGAGCTCGACCCGCTGCCCGACGGCGCCGCCGAGGTCACCAGCGACCTGCAGGCCGAGGAGCCCACGGCGGTCGTGACCGTCGACCGGGAGGCCGCCGCGCAGCTGGGGCTGACCGAGGAGGCCGTGATCGGCATGGTCGCCGGGCAGATGTACCCCGGCGCGATCGGCTCGGTCACCCTCGAGGACACCGAGCTCGACATCTACGTCGAACAGGGCGAGAGCATCGAGACCTTCGACCAGCTGCAGGACATCCAGCTGGCCGGCGGGATCGCGCTGACCGACGTCGCCTCCATCGAGGAGGAGGCCTCGCGCCCCTCGATCTCCACCCAGGACGGGCTGGAGACGGTGACGGTCTCGATCACTCCCGAGGGCGATGACGTCGGCCCCGCAACGGATGCCGCGAACGCGGCGATCGAGGATGCGGACCTGCCCGAGGGCGTCGAGGCGACCGTGGGCGGCACCGCGGCGGACATCGACGAGACCTTCGGTCAGCTCGGCATCGCCATGCTCGCCGCGATCCTGCTGGTGTACGTGCTGCTGGTGTGGATCTTCAAGTCCCTCATCCAGCCGCTGATCCTGCTGGTCTCCATCCCCTTCGCCGCGACCGGCGCGCTGGGGCTGCTGATCGTCACCGGGGTCCCGCTGGGCCTGCCCTCGATGATCGGCCTGCTGATGCTGGTGGGCATCGTGGTCACCAACGCGATCGTGCTGATCGACCTGGTCAATCAGTATCGACGGCGCGGAATGGGGCTCGACGAGGCGATCCACGCCGGTGCCGCCAAGCGTCTGCGCCCGATCCTGATGACCGCCGCTGCGACCATCTTCGCGCTGGTCCCGATGGCGCTGGGCCTGACCGGCAGCGGCGGGTTCATCGCCCAGCCGCTCGCCGTGGTCGTCATCGGCGGCCTGGTCTCCTCGACCCTGCTGACCCTGCTCATCGTGCCGGTGCTCTACCGCATCGCCGAGGGCCCGGGGGAGCGGCGCCGGCTGAAGACCGAGGCCCGCGAGGCCGAGCGGCGCGATGCCCGCGAGAAGGCGCTCGCCCAGCAGCGCGCCGCGCACCGGGCCGAACAGGAGCGCGAGCAGCCCGCAGCGCCGTCCGAGCCCGTGCCGGGCGACGGAGCGGCCACCAGCGGTGGCCGGCGGGGTTCGCGCCAGTCGCTCAAGGAGCGCGGCGGACTGCTGCGGATCCTGCGCGAGCGCCGGCGGCGCTGA
- a CDS encoding glycosyltransferase family 2 protein encodes MMRSPTSVVVGMATFRRPELLAALLPEVLAQIEQAGVATELPSQYRVVVVDNDPEESARDTAESVGDPRIRYAPEPRPGISSARNRLLDEARDADVLVLLDDDETPHPGWLVHLLSTYVEHDADAVSGPVHAVFEGGEDPWVAAGEYYLGQRREGVTTGTVLRRAATNNLLLDMERVRELGLRFDERFGLTGGEDSLFTGQLTAAGGRIVYCAEAVVDDLVPRARNTRSFNLARRRAQAATHVRVEQNLATSRRARATNGARWVVIGAGQLLKGSALAVVGRVTGDLRRRAQGESRVASGLGALGGCLGIVSSPYARAARARRR; translated from the coding sequence ATGATGCGGTCACCGACGAGCGTCGTGGTGGGGATGGCGACCTTCCGCCGGCCGGAGCTGCTGGCCGCGCTCCTGCCGGAGGTCCTCGCGCAGATCGAGCAGGCCGGGGTGGCCACGGAACTGCCCTCGCAGTATCGGGTGGTCGTCGTCGACAACGACCCGGAGGAGAGCGCCCGGGACACAGCGGAGTCCGTGGGTGACCCGCGGATCCGTTACGCCCCCGAGCCGCGTCCGGGGATCAGCAGCGCACGCAATCGCCTCCTGGACGAGGCACGCGACGCCGACGTGCTCGTCCTCCTCGACGACGACGAGACCCCGCACCCCGGATGGCTCGTGCACCTGCTGAGCACCTATGTCGAGCACGACGCCGACGCGGTGAGCGGACCCGTGCACGCCGTGTTCGAAGGAGGGGAGGATCCCTGGGTCGCCGCCGGCGAGTACTACCTCGGCCAGCGCCGCGAGGGAGTGACCACGGGGACCGTGCTGCGCCGGGCCGCGACGAACAACCTCCTGCTGGACATGGAACGGGTGCGCGAGCTCGGACTGCGGTTCGACGAGCGCTTCGGGCTGACCGGGGGAGAGGACTCCCTGTTCACCGGCCAGCTGACCGCCGCGGGAGGTCGGATCGTCTACTGCGCCGAGGCGGTCGTGGACGATCTGGTGCCCCGCGCGCGCAACACCCGCAGCTTCAACCTTGCGCGGCGGCGGGCCCAGGCCGCCACGCATGTGCGCGTCGAGCAGAACCTCGCCACGTCGCGTCGCGCTCGAGCGACCAACGGAGCGCGATGGGTGGTGATCGGGGCCGGCCAGCTCCTCAAGGGCTCGGCGCTCGCGGTCGTCGGTCGGGTCACCGGGGACCTGCGTCGACGAGCTCAGGGCGAGAGCCGGGTCGCCAGCGGGCTGGGGGCTCTCGGAGGGTGCCTCGGGATCGTCTCGTCGCCGTACGCGCGGGCTGCGAGGGCAAGGCGTCGCTGA
- a CDS encoding phenylacetate--CoA ligase family protein, which yields MSLKATIFTAKASTINADAGRFHRHLLENQQLTPEALGTLQSRLAQDIVRTAMRDSTFYRRTYGELGIDPVALADSGAWAEIPILDRMTIKEHSDEFPTAEATERTARTAVTGGSTGEPLRTMHDARVPALALAWRMYGWWGVQPYDNLARIGRWNFGRMATLKNDVSWWPSRQVYLDAGLLTDDTMTTFHRSMTRIRPPLLEGYIGALLEFADFLERRGLRVPEPLAIASTAAPLTESARTRLENAFGAPVHDEYRSSEIGWMAGECARRDGLHVFADVRRIEVVDADGRPAAPGELGDLVITDLRNRVFPMIRYRTGDRGILRAGPCPCGLSLPLMEPPQGRTNDILHLPSGTALAHRLTAMFGTHPEAVRLFQVHQQADYSLTVRVVEGEEPGARRHIETAVSELRERIRDEVPVRIEYVESLPYTGGKTKYIISDVPTS from the coding sequence ATGAGCTTGAAGGCAACGATCTTCACTGCGAAGGCTTCCACCATCAATGCCGACGCCGGCCGGTTCCATCGCCACCTGCTGGAGAACCAACAACTGACGCCCGAAGCACTGGGCACGCTGCAGTCCCGACTCGCCCAGGACATCGTGCGCACCGCGATGCGCGACTCGACGTTCTACCGCCGTACGTACGGTGAGCTGGGGATCGATCCTGTCGCGCTCGCCGACTCCGGAGCCTGGGCGGAGATCCCGATTCTGGACCGCATGACGATCAAGGAGCACAGCGACGAGTTCCCCACCGCGGAAGCCACGGAACGGACGGCCCGCACGGCCGTGACCGGGGGGAGCACCGGAGAACCCCTGCGCACGATGCACGATGCCCGGGTCCCTGCTCTCGCGCTCGCCTGGCGCATGTACGGATGGTGGGGCGTACAGCCGTACGACAACCTCGCGCGTATCGGCCGCTGGAACTTCGGCCGCATGGCGACCCTGAAGAATGACGTGTCCTGGTGGCCCAGTCGTCAGGTCTACCTCGATGCCGGTCTCCTCACCGACGACACCATGACCACATTCCACCGATCCATGACACGGATCCGACCCCCGCTGCTCGAGGGTTACATCGGCGCTCTGCTCGAGTTCGCCGACTTCCTGGAGCGGCGGGGATTGCGCGTACCCGAACCGCTCGCGATCGCCTCCACGGCGGCGCCGCTGACCGAGTCTGCACGAACACGCCTGGAGAACGCGTTCGGAGCGCCGGTGCACGATGAGTACCGCAGCTCGGAGATCGGGTGGATGGCGGGCGAGTGCGCACGCCGAGACGGCTTGCACGTCTTCGCCGATGTGCGTCGGATCGAGGTCGTCGACGCTGACGGCCGACCCGCCGCCCCCGGTGAGCTCGGGGACCTGGTCATCACCGACCTGCGCAACCGCGTCTTCCCGATGATCCGGTACCGCACCGGCGACCGCGGGATCCTGCGCGCCGGTCCATGCCCGTGCGGCCTCTCCCTGCCGTTGATGGAACCGCCGCAGGGGCGCACGAACGATATTCTGCATCTTCCCAGCGGCACTGCGCTGGCCCATCGGCTCACGGCGATGTTCGGCACGCATCCCGAGGCAGTGCGTCTCTTCCAGGTCCACCAGCAGGCCGACTACTCCCTGACGGTGCGGGTCGTGGAGGGAGAGGAGCCCGGGGCGCGCCGACACATCGAGACGGCCGTCAGCGAACTGCGGGAGCGCATCCGTGACGAGGTCCCCGTCCGCATCGAGTACGTCGAATCCCTGCCCTACACCGGCGGGAAGACGAAGTACATCATCAGCGACGTCCCGACGAGCTGA
- a CDS encoding glycosyltransferase family 2 protein, which translates to MAAQSTTAYAVIIVNYGEPSLVAGNIGADVDADEGALVVLVDNFHSSDSREQAEALCLERGWMFVASANDGFGAGVNRGAAAAREQGHRAFITLNPDAVASADVLRELARHVTADPLALVSPFMDTGDGHPHFRGAGVHRRTGQMRSGWSEHDHDQEWGNWLSGACLAFSARALDLLGGFSEDFFLYWEDVDISRRAVERGMRLEIRPDLLVVHDEGGTQDAGSDRTKSPTYYFYNIRNRMLFGRRHVRGRDWARWVLASPRQSALIWMRGGRKQAFTEPRGLLAAGRGLLAGAAQLVRRPPSSPPRPTQHLPPLAERHRPLSGPLRITVAIPSYRRPEQLAALLAALPDRIAETQDAVVDVLVIDNDPDGSARAAVDGTPLDLRYVREKSPGISAVRNRALDEGRHSDLLAFLDDDEIPLAGWLTSLIEVWREHRTSAVAGRVISVFYEDTDPWVIASGTFRRPQRPTGTFLLTAAAGNLMLDMHQIQQLGVRFEESLGLSGGEDTLFTRQLVELGGTIVWCNESAAEDYVVSSRLTREWATQRAFSAGNGLVHVNLRLAPSPTRRLALRGRYLVGGTARITAGFARHRYGRARQHLRHDARGMRTFHRGRGMLAGARGHLYEEYARS; encoded by the coding sequence GTGGCCGCACAGAGCACCACCGCGTACGCGGTGATCATCGTCAACTACGGAGAGCCCTCGCTGGTCGCGGGAAACATCGGAGCAGACGTCGATGCGGATGAGGGCGCCCTCGTCGTCCTGGTCGACAACTTCCATTCTTCCGACTCCCGCGAGCAGGCGGAGGCACTGTGTCTGGAGCGCGGCTGGATGTTCGTCGCCTCGGCGAACGACGGCTTCGGAGCCGGTGTCAATCGTGGGGCCGCAGCAGCTCGCGAGCAGGGGCACCGCGCATTCATCACCCTGAATCCCGATGCGGTCGCCTCGGCGGACGTGCTGCGCGAGCTCGCCCGGCATGTGACCGCTGATCCACTGGCCCTGGTCTCACCGTTCATGGACACCGGGGACGGGCACCCGCATTTCCGCGGGGCGGGCGTGCATCGACGGACGGGGCAGATGCGCTCGGGCTGGTCGGAGCACGACCACGACCAGGAGTGGGGGAACTGGCTCAGCGGCGCCTGCCTGGCCTTCAGCGCTCGGGCTCTCGATCTGCTGGGTGGGTTCAGCGAGGACTTCTTCCTCTACTGGGAGGACGTCGACATCTCCCGGCGCGCTGTGGAACGAGGGATGCGTCTTGAGATCCGTCCCGACCTGCTCGTCGTGCACGACGAGGGCGGCACCCAGGACGCCGGAAGCGACCGGACGAAGTCTCCGACCTACTACTTCTACAACATCCGTAATCGGATGCTCTTCGGGCGTCGACATGTGCGCGGGAGGGACTGGGCACGCTGGGTGCTGGCCTCTCCCCGACAGTCCGCTCTGATCTGGATGCGCGGGGGCCGGAAGCAGGCGTTCACCGAGCCGAGGGGGCTGCTCGCCGCAGGGCGCGGTCTGCTCGCCGGAGCCGCCCAGCTCGTCCGGCGCCCGCCGTCCTCACCTCCCCGGCCCACACAGCACCTGCCTCCCCTGGCGGAGAGGCATCGACCCCTCTCCGGACCGTTGCGGATCACCGTGGCGATCCCGTCGTACCGACGACCGGAGCAGCTCGCCGCACTACTGGCAGCGCTCCCCGACCGCATCGCCGAGACCCAGGACGCCGTCGTCGATGTGCTCGTGATCGACAACGATCCGGACGGTTCCGCCCGGGCCGCCGTCGACGGGACGCCCTTGGACCTGCGGTACGTCCGTGAGAAGTCCCCGGGTATCTCCGCCGTTCGCAACCGCGCCTTGGACGAGGGTCGTCACAGCGATCTCCTGGCCTTCCTCGACGACGACGAGATCCCCCTCGCCGGATGGCTCACCTCGCTGATCGAGGTGTGGCGAGAACATCGCACCAGCGCCGTCGCGGGCCGGGTCATCTCCGTCTTCTATGAGGACACCGATCCGTGGGTGATCGCCTCGGGCACGTTCCGTCGGCCGCAGCGACCAACCGGGACGTTTCTCCTGACCGCAGCCGCTGGGAACCTCATGCTCGACATGCACCAGATCCAACAGCTCGGCGTCCGCTTCGAGGAGTCGCTCGGGCTCAGCGGCGGGGAGGACACGCTGTTCACCAGGCAGCTCGTCGAACTGGGCGGCACCATCGTGTGGTGCAACGAGTCCGCGGCCGAGGACTATGTCGTCTCCTCCCGCCTCACGCGCGAATGGGCTACGCAGCGCGCCTTCAGCGCCGGCAACGGCTTGGTGCACGTGAACCTCCGCCTCGCCCCGAGTCCCACACGCCGCCTCGCGCTGCGAGGCCGGTACCTCGTCGGCGGGACTGCCCGGATCACGGCCGGCTTTGCACGCCACCGCTACGGACGCGCCCGGCAGCACCTGAGGCACGACGCCCGTGGGATGCGGACCTTTCATCGCGGGCGCGGGATGCTCGCGGGGGCCCGCGGCCATCTCTACGAGGAATACGCACGCTCCTGA
- a CDS encoding CDP-alcohol phosphatidyltransferase family protein, whose protein sequence is MIAESYRQLAYAQKGHARGAPAYSVYVNRRLGRALAAGAHGAGLTPNQVSVISAAHSFAAIGLIALAPIHVVTGLAISLLLVLGYAWDSADGQVARLRGGGSTQGEWLDHFIDALKISSLHIAVLVGLYRALPSEQSWVLVIPLIFAVVASTTFTAMLLNDLLKGKHATASTHERGGGTLLRSLLVVPTDFGLVCLVFVLWGWTPAFLVGYGLLMVAGAGFLALAAVKWFREMGALEAER, encoded by the coding sequence GTGATCGCCGAGTCGTACCGCCAGCTCGCTTACGCACAGAAGGGCCATGCCCGGGGTGCTCCGGCTTATTCCGTCTACGTGAACCGTCGCCTGGGGCGAGCGCTCGCTGCCGGTGCTCACGGTGCGGGGCTCACGCCCAATCAGGTCTCCGTGATCAGTGCAGCACACTCCTTCGCCGCCATCGGCCTCATCGCGCTGGCTCCAATTCATGTGGTGACAGGCCTGGCGATCTCGCTGCTGCTCGTGCTCGGGTACGCCTGGGACTCGGCCGACGGTCAGGTCGCGCGCCTGCGTGGTGGCGGCAGCACCCAGGGGGAGTGGCTGGACCACTTCATCGACGCGCTCAAGATCTCATCGCTGCACATCGCCGTTCTCGTGGGCCTGTATCGCGCGCTGCCCTCGGAGCAGTCGTGGGTGCTGGTCATCCCGCTGATCTTCGCGGTCGTCGCCTCGACGACCTTCACCGCGATGCTCCTGAACGACCTGCTCAAGGGCAAGCACGCCACAGCCTCCACCCACGAGCGCGGCGGGGGAACCCTGCTGCGCTCCCTGCTGGTGGTACCCACGGACTTCGGCCTGGTCTGCCTCGTTTTCGTGCTGTGGGGGTGGACACCGGCCTTCCTGGTCGGCTATGGACTCCTCATGGTCGCGGGAGCCGGGTTCCTGGCGCTCGCCGCCGTGAAGTGGTTTCGGGAGATGGGCGCGCTCGAGGCGGAGAGATGA